In a genomic window of candidate division WOR-3 bacterium:
- the rpsP gene encoding 30S ribosomal protein S16 produces the protein MVRIRLTRLGARNNPVYRVVAIDSRRARDSQYLEALGHYDPRRKVLKLNLERVDYWLSVGAQPSNTVNRLIKRYRQTVPVAQSPAAPEQPPLSPKTVGDTDVEPEQIEGSAPHKPESAN, from the coding sequence TTGGTCAGAATACGGCTTACACGACTGGGTGCTCGAAATAATCCGGTGTATCGGGTGGTCGCAATCGACTCCCGGCGGGCACGCGACAGCCAATACCTGGAGGCGTTAGGGCATTATGACCCGCGCCGCAAGGTGTTAAAGCTTAATCTCGAACGGGTTGATTACTGGTTGTCAGTTGGTGCTCAACCTTCAAACACCGTGAACAGGTTAATCAAGCGTTACCGTCAAACTGTTCCGGTGGCGCAGTCTCCAGCAGCACCGGAACAGCCACCCCTCTCCCCGAAGACAGTCGGGGATACGGATGTTGAGCCGGAGCAGATTGAGGGGTCTGCTCCACACAAACCTGAGTCGGCAAACTAA
- a CDS encoding KH domain-containing protein, whose product MKELIEHIAKALVDHPDKVEVKEIAGEKTLIYELRVGQGDLGKVIGKEGRTAKSIRAIISAAAMKQGKRAQLEILE is encoded by the coding sequence ATGAAGGAACTGATCGAACACATCGCGAAAGCACTCGTTGACCATCCTGACAAGGTTGAGGTCAAGGAGATCGCCGGCGAAAAAACCCTGATTTACGAACTGCGTGTCGGACAGGGTGACCTGGGTAAGGTCATCGGCAAGGAAGGCAGGACCGCAAAGTCCATCCGCGCGATCATCTCCGCGGCCGCGATGAAGCAGGGTAAGCGGGCGCAGCTCGAAATCCTCGAGTAG
- the trmD gene encoding tRNA (guanosine(37)-N1)-methyltransferase TrmD has product MRIDLVTIFPEFFVGPFDCGPTRIAREKGVLEIGIVNPRDFTTDLHRTVDDYPFGGGAGMVMKPEPIFLAVESIRKPESRVILLSPQGERFDQQMAHRFCSLSHLILICGRYKGVDERVRLLLIDQEVSIGDYVLAGGEAAAVVMIEAIARLLPGAVGDEDSVATDSFENGLLDAPVYTRPREFRGVCVPEVLISGNHGAVAKWRRQQALLNTARRRPELLRNVLLSAEERDFLLRELGELPAEIKDGECGSEIKKVFEKI; this is encoded by the coding sequence GTGCGTATCGATCTAGTAACCATTTTTCCCGAGTTTTTTGTCGGTCCGTTTGATTGCGGTCCGACTCGAATTGCCCGGGAAAAAGGGGTGCTGGAGATCGGGATTGTTAATCCCCGGGATTTCACCACCGACCTGCACCGCACCGTGGACGATTATCCGTTCGGGGGCGGTGCCGGCATGGTGATGAAACCGGAGCCGATTTTCCTTGCGGTTGAAAGCATCAGAAAACCTGAATCACGGGTGATTCTGCTTTCACCGCAGGGGGAGCGGTTTGACCAGCAGATGGCGCACCGGTTTTGCAGTCTGTCTCACCTGATTCTGATCTGCGGACGGTATAAAGGGGTGGACGAGCGCGTCCGGCTGCTGCTGATTGACCAGGAAGTGTCAATCGGCGATTATGTGCTCGCCGGAGGAGAGGCTGCGGCAGTGGTGATGATTGAAGCCATTGCCCGGCTTCTCCCCGGCGCGGTCGGCGATGAGGATTCAGTTGCTACCGATTCGTTTGAAAACGGTCTTCTGGATGCACCGGTCTATACCCGGCCACGGGAGTTTCGGGGTGTCTGTGTTCCGGAGGTGCTGATCTCGGGGAATCATGGTGCGGTGGCAAAATGGCGCCGGCAGCAGGCGCTCCTCAATACCGCCCGGCGCCGGCCGGAGCTGCTGCGCAATGTGTTACTGAGTGCTGAAGAGCGTGATTTTCTCCTGCGGGAACTGGGCGAGCTGCCGGCAGAGATTAAAGACGGTGAATGCGGAAGTGAAATCAAGAAGGTTTTTGAGAAGATTTGA
- the rplS gene encoding 50S ribosomal protein L19, translated as MAQKIKEKKGNSGGNSPASVVTPEPGDLVDVHIRIREGDKERIQVFRGYVIAVRGKGAGRTFTVRRVSQGIGIERIFPVQAPVIARIEVRRKSRVRRAKLYYLREKTGREAVLKELKAGAQSGPQAGEV; from the coding sequence ATGGCACAGAAGATTAAGGAGAAAAAAGGAAATTCCGGCGGCAATTCGCCTGCCAGCGTTGTAACCCCGGAACCGGGGGATCTGGTTGATGTTCACATCCGGATCCGGGAAGGTGATAAGGAGCGGATTCAGGTATTTCGGGGTTATGTGATTGCAGTGCGGGGCAAGGGTGCAGGCAGGACATTTACCGTGCGCCGGGTAAGCCAGGGAATCGGAATCGAACGGATATTCCCGGTGCAGGCGCCGGTTATTGCCAGAATCGAGGTCCGGCGCAAGAGCCGGGTCCGCCGGGCAAAGCTGTATTATCTGCGCGAGAAGACCGGTCGCGAGGCGGTATTGAAGGAACTCAAAGCCGGTGCGCAATCTGGACCGCAGGCTGGCGAAGTTTAG
- a CDS encoding ribonuclease HII: MRNLDRRLAKFSALVCGVDEVGRGAIAGPVVAAAVVLPKGTSIRGVDDSKKLTPRQRELLVPLIRAKALAVGIGAVSQQVIEQTDIARATFQAMRLAVARALKQLDPACRNQLLVLADGWEIPGLEVPCIGVVNGDARSAVIASASVIAKVYRDSLMCRYDVRYPGYGFARHKGYGTPFHIAALKRLGAAPVHRRSFEPVRSLVNPDSGSPQFLREKFEAPGF; this comes from the coding sequence GTGCGCAATCTGGACCGCAGGCTGGCGAAGTTTAGTGCCCTGGTCTGTGGCGTTGATGAAGTAGGCCGGGGCGCAATTGCCGGTCCGGTCGTGGCAGCAGCAGTGGTGCTGCCGAAGGGCACTTCAATTCGTGGTGTTGATGACTCCAAAAAATTGACACCGCGCCAGCGGGAGCTTCTTGTGCCGCTGATCCGGGCAAAAGCTTTAGCAGTCGGTATCGGTGCGGTCAGTCAGCAGGTGATTGAGCAGACCGACATCGCCCGGGCGACATTTCAGGCAATGAGGCTGGCGGTGGCGAGGGCGTTAAAACAGCTTGACCCTGCTTGCCGGAATCAGCTGCTGGTGCTCGCCGACGGCTGGGAAATACCCGGGCTGGAGGTACCCTGCATTGGAGTTGTCAATGGTGATGCCCGAAGTGCTGTGATCGCATCCGCATCAGTTATCGCCAAGGTTTACCGGGACAGCCTGATGTGCCGTTATGATGTCCGCTATCCGGGCTACGGATTTGCCCGGCACAAGGGGTATGGAACCCCGTTTCATATTGCCGCTCTTAAGCGGTTGGGGGCTGCACCGGTTCACCGTCGCAGCTTTGAGCCGGTCCGGAGTCTGGTCAACCCGGACAGCGGCAGCCCGCAATTTCTGCGGGAAAAGTTCGAGGCACCCGGATTCTGA
- a CDS encoding YraN family protein gives MRSRDLGREGEIAAQEFLKRSGYRILATNYRCRFGEIDIVSERDGTVVFVEVKARSSDRFGQPAEAVTRSKQVRLYRLAQEFLLRHNLEDVPVRFDVLTLVRFGGNMEIEHLEGAF, from the coding sequence ATGCGCAGCCGGGACCTGGGCAGAGAGGGGGAAATTGCGGCGCAGGAGTTCCTGAAAAGGAGTGGCTACCGGATTCTGGCAACCAATTACCGGTGCCGGTTCGGTGAGATTGACATTGTGAGTGAGCGGGATGGCACGGTTGTGTTTGTTGAGGTCAAGGCCCGGAGTTCAGACCGCTTCGGTCAGCCCGCCGAGGCGGTGACCAGGTCCAAGCAGGTCCGGCTTTACCGGCTGGCACAGGAGTTTCTCCTGAGGCACAACTTGGAGGATGTGCCGGTGCGGTTTGATGTGCTGACTCTCGTCCGGTTCGGCGGGAATATGGAGATTGAGCATCTGGAAGGGGCTTTCTGA
- a CDS encoding YifB family Mg chelatase-like AAA ATPase: MLARVLSSSVFGVDGYLVTVEVDIAYGLPVFNIVGLPDAAVKESQHRVQAAIKNSGLAFPNRRITVNLAPADIKKEGPAFDLPIAVGIIAAAGGIGAGAPDGFVLTGELSLDGSVRPVKGVVSMALAARAAQVRGLIVPAANGLEAGLVPELTVYGVGSLVQTLNFLNGTEKLEPVQTDARRLFEQARDAGIDFSEVHGHEHAKRALEVAAAGGHNVLMTGPPGSGKTMLARRLPTIMPPLTLDEALEATRIHSVAGTLPADVPIVAVRPFRSPHHNVSEAGMIGGGTFPRPGEASLAHNGVLFLDELPEFRRDVLEALRQPLEDGEVTIGRARSTLTFPARFMLVGAMNPCPCGFFGDPKHTCTCTPQKIRRYRSRISGPLLDRIDIHIEVPALRYADVADKKPAESSAKVRERVLKAREIQLARFGSLKLRRPVYCNAQMTPALIRRFCPLTREGDEVVRTAIDHFGLSTRAYHRVLKVARTIADLEGREQIEPRHLTEAVQYRSFDRNVW, encoded by the coding sequence ATGCTGGCGCGGGTGCTTTCCAGTTCGGTGTTCGGGGTGGACGGTTATCTGGTGACGGTGGAGGTGGACATTGCCTACGGGTTGCCGGTATTTAATATTGTCGGGCTGCCGGATGCGGCGGTTAAGGAGTCTCAGCACCGGGTGCAGGCGGCAATCAAGAATTCCGGGCTGGCATTCCCGAACCGGCGGATTACTGTAAACCTGGCGCCGGCGGACATCAAGAAGGAGGGCCCGGCTTTTGATCTGCCGATTGCGGTTGGAATAATTGCTGCCGCGGGCGGGATTGGTGCCGGTGCCCCTGATGGTTTTGTGCTGACCGGAGAGCTTTCGCTTGACGGCTCGGTCCGGCCGGTCAAGGGGGTGGTTTCGATGGCACTGGCTGCCCGTGCCGCACAGGTCCGGGGTCTGATAGTCCCCGCGGCGAACGGACTGGAGGCGGGTCTGGTGCCGGAGTTGACCGTTTACGGAGTCGGGTCGCTGGTCCAGACGCTGAATTTTCTGAATGGAACTGAAAAACTGGAACCGGTGCAGACCGATGCCCGCCGGCTTTTTGAGCAGGCGCGGGATGCCGGGATTGATTTTTCTGAAGTGCACGGTCATGAGCATGCGAAACGGGCGCTGGAGGTGGCGGCAGCAGGGGGGCACAATGTGCTCATGACCGGACCGCCGGGCAGTGGCAAGACGATGCTTGCCCGGCGTCTCCCGACGATCATGCCGCCACTGACTCTCGACGAGGCGCTGGAGGCAACCCGGATCCATTCGGTTGCCGGAACCCTGCCGGCGGATGTGCCGATTGTGGCGGTCCGGCCGTTCCGCTCTCCCCATCATAATGTGTCCGAAGCCGGGATGATTGGTGGCGGGACATTTCCCCGTCCGGGCGAGGCGTCACTGGCACACAACGGGGTACTTTTTCTGGATGAGCTGCCGGAGTTCCGGCGGGATGTACTGGAGGCACTGCGCCAGCCCTTGGAGGATGGTGAGGTGACGATCGGCCGGGCGCGTTCAACCCTGACCTTTCCGGCGCGCTTCATGCTCGTGGGAGCAATGAACCCGTGTCCGTGTGGTTTTTTCGGGGATCCGAAGCATACCTGCACCTGCACCCCGCAGAAAATCCGACGCTACCGGAGCCGGATCTCCGGACCGCTGCTGGACCGGATTGACATTCATATTGAGGTGCCGGCACTGCGCTATGCCGATGTGGCAGACAAAAAGCCGGCAGAAAGTTCGGCAAAGGTCCGGGAACGGGTATTGAAGGCAAGGGAGATTCAGCTTGCCCGTTTCGGCAGTCTGAAACTCCGGCGCCCGGTTTACTGCAATGCCCAGATGACACCGGCACTCATCCGCCGGTTCTGTCCACTGACCAGGGAAGGCGATGAGGTGGTGCGTACCGCCATCGACCACTTCGGTCTTTCCACCCGTGCCTATCACCGGGTACTGAAGGTAGCACGCACTATTGCCGACCTTGAGGGCCGGGAACAGATTGAGCCCCGGCATCTGACCGAGGCGGTGCAGTACCGGAGTTTTGACCGTAATGTCTGGTAA
- a CDS encoding nucleotide sugar dehydrogenase encodes MSKLVQQIDRRQARVAVIGIGYVGLPLAVEIARAGYYTVGIDVDENKVQAVRQGKSYIGDVPAEDVAELVKAGRLKATTDYRQCQECEIINICVPTPFTATKDPDVSYIVEAGKRVAENLKPGRLIILRSTTYPETTEKVLLPILEQTGLKVGRDFFLSFAPERIDPGNKKWTIRTTPVVIGGVTKKCTELSCRFYEKIVDRVVPVSSPRVAEMSKLLENIFRSVNIALVNELARMCDRMGNIDVWEVINAAATKPFGYMPFYPGPGIGGHCILIDPYYLAWKAREYDFHSNFIELAAETNEAMPFFVVDRILEVLGINGVPARKARILIIGAAFKRDVDDTRHSPAIKVMELLLDKVRRIEYVDPYVPEIEIAGRKFRAQKLTPALLRAADCVVILTDHTCLDYDLILRESRLIVDTRNAIKHRRVKKLYTLGYRVKG; translated from the coding sequence ATGAGTAAACTTGTTCAGCAGATTGACCGCCGGCAGGCACGCGTGGCAGTGATCGGGATCGGTTATGTCGGTCTGCCGCTGGCGGTGGAGATCGCCCGCGCGGGTTACTACACGGTCGGAATCGATGTGGACGAAAACAAGGTTCAGGCGGTCAGGCAGGGGAAAAGCTATATCGGTGATGTACCGGCAGAGGATGTTGCCGAGCTGGTCAAAGCCGGCAGGCTGAAGGCGACCACCGATTACCGGCAGTGCCAAGAGTGTGAAATCATCAACATCTGTGTTCCGACGCCGTTTACTGCCACCAAGGACCCGGATGTTTCTTATATTGTTGAGGCGGGGAAGCGAGTAGCAGAAAACCTGAAGCCGGGGCGGCTGATCATCCTCCGCAGCACCACCTATCCGGAGACCACCGAAAAGGTGCTTTTGCCGATTCTGGAGCAGACCGGGCTGAAGGTCGGGCGCGACTTCTTCCTTTCCTTCGCACCGGAGCGGATTGACCCGGGCAACAAGAAATGGACAATCCGGACTACGCCGGTGGTGATTGGCGGGGTGACGAAAAAATGCACCGAGCTTTCCTGCCGTTTTTATGAAAAGATTGTGGACCGGGTGGTGCCGGTCTCCTCGCCCCGGGTGGCGGAGATGTCCAAACTGCTGGAGAACATCTTCCGGAGCGTGAATATTGCGCTGGTTAATGAGCTGGCACGGATGTGCGACCGGATGGGCAACATCGATGTCTGGGAGGTAATCAATGCGGCAGCGACCAAGCCGTTCGGCTATATGCCCTTTTATCCCGGTCCGGGAATTGGCGGGCACTGTATCCTGATTGACCCCTACTATCTTGCCTGGAAGGCACGGGAGTATGACTTCCATTCCAACTTCATTGAACTGGCAGCGGAGACCAATGAGGCGATGCCGTTCTTTGTTGTTGACCGGATTCTGGAGGTGCTGGGTATCAATGGTGTGCCGGCAAGAAAAGCCCGGATTCTGATCATCGGCGCCGCCTTCAAGCGGGATGTGGATGACACCCGCCATTCCCCGGCAATCAAGGTGATGGAACTGCTTCTGGACAAGGTGCGCCGGATTGAATATGTTGATCCGTATGTACCGGAAATTGAAATTGCCGGCAGAAAATTCCGGGCGCAGAAACTGACACCGGCGCTACTGCGGGCAGCCGACTGCGTGGTCATTCTGACTGACCACACCTGTCTCGATTATGATCTGATTCTGCGGGAGAGCCGGCTTATTGTTGACACCAGGAATGCGATCAAGCACCGGCGGGTTAAGAAGCTTTATACGCTGGGCTACCGGGTTAAGGGTTAG
- a CDS encoding hydrogenase 3 maturation endopeptidase HyCI, with the protein MSTVIIGIGNPERGDDGVGVHIAEMLGALNLPGIVLIDARTVPENHLGPVIKARPDRILFVDACRFSGEPGEFRLFDRSEFDRLEVAGFSTHTPPLNMIAELLAAETGAEVYLMGIMPSDTRAGTELSPAVRQALPEIVSFITAWAGGV; encoded by the coding sequence ATGAGCACCGTAATCATTGGCATCGGCAATCCGGAACGGGGTGATGACGGCGTCGGCGTCCATATTGCCGAAATGCTGGGGGCACTGAATCTGCCCGGAATTGTGCTGATTGATGCCCGGACAGTCCCGGAGAACCATCTCGGACCGGTAATTAAAGCCCGGCCTGACCGGATTCTATTTGTTGACGCCTGCCGGTTCAGTGGCGAACCGGGGGAATTCCGGCTGTTTGACCGGTCCGAATTTGACCGGCTGGAAGTAGCCGGTTTCTCCACCCATACTCCGCCGCTCAACATGATCGCCGAACTGCTGGCAGCAGAAACCGGCGCGGAAGTTTACCTTATGGGGATTATGCCCTCAGACACAAGAGCAGGCACTGAACTTTCGCCGGCAGTCCGGCAGGCATTGCCGGAAATCGTCAGTTTTATTACCGCTTGGGCAGGTGGTGTCTAA
- a CDS encoding tetratricopeptide repeat protein, translating into MLCVKLVLLAALSAQQPAGIRESIIFARDLSYRQLYQTAREKVELLKQHPDTRLPGLFWQACLLQLLIYDSGNTALVDSFEHCTEQVLDACRRRLQEHEQDASAHLYLGLALLNRANLLSWQNRKFDAFRTMLRVPSHLKRALTLDPQLHDARFGLAVIEYFKATADRYCLGLGLLGSRERAYRQMEEARLQAELLQPMAEFMLGFMHKEDRDYPAAIRYCQHLLRRYPGNRSARRLLRDVYLAKGDYRQAIALGRELDADIRRTFPDNRYGLTENWLKLAYAWQGLGVADSAVHYANRIIALECYASRVPWLGSYVREAKALKYRQGRG; encoded by the coding sequence TTGCTCTGCGTTAAGCTCGTTCTGCTGGCAGCTCTCAGCGCTCAGCAGCCGGCAGGGATCAGAGAATCAATCATCTTTGCCCGGGACCTGTCCTATCGTCAGCTTTATCAAACTGCCCGGGAGAAGGTGGAACTGCTGAAACAGCATCCCGACACCCGGCTTCCCGGACTGTTCTGGCAGGCGTGCCTGCTGCAGCTGCTGATTTATGACTCCGGCAACACCGCCCTCGTGGACTCGTTTGAGCACTGCACCGAGCAGGTGCTTGACGCCTGCCGGCGCCGGCTCCAGGAGCATGAGCAGGATGCATCAGCCCATCTCTATCTCGGTCTTGCCCTGCTCAACCGGGCAAACCTCCTCTCCTGGCAGAACCGGAAGTTTGACGCCTTCAGGACCATGCTCAGGGTCCCATCCCATCTGAAACGGGCGCTGACGCTTGACCCGCAACTCCACGATGCCCGGTTCGGTCTCGCCGTCATTGAGTATTTCAAGGCAACCGCCGACCGCTACTGCCTCGGACTCGGCCTGCTCGGCTCACGGGAGCGGGCATACCGGCAGATGGAGGAGGCACGACTTCAGGCAGAACTGCTCCAGCCGATGGCGGAGTTCATGCTCGGGTTCATGCATAAGGAGGATCGAGACTATCCTGCCGCAATCCGTTACTGCCAACATCTGCTCCGGCGCTATCCCGGCAACCGCTCAGCACGAAGGCTTCTGCGCGATGTCTATCTGGCAAAGGGTGATTACCGGCAGGCGATTGCGCTCGGCAGAGAACTTGATGCCGACATCCGCCGGACATTTCCTGATAACCGCTACGGCCTGACCGAAAACTGGCTCAAGCTGGCATACGCCTGGCAGGGTCTGGGGGTTGCCGACAGTGCGGTCCATTATGCCAACCGGATCATTGCTCTGGAGTGCTACGCCTCCCGGGTCCCCTGGCTCGGCAGTTATGTCCGGGAGGCAAAAGCCCTGAAATACCGGCAGGGGCGGGGATGA
- a CDS encoding RidA family protein codes for MKQTVHSEKAPRPVGPYSPAVIAGEFVWTSGQLGIDPRTGELVPGGIEAETEQVLKNLAAVLEAAGSGLDRVVKTMIFITDMNQFARVNAVYARYFQEPYPARSTVQVSALPKGAMVEIEAVALR; via the coding sequence ATGAAACAAACGGTTCACTCCGAAAAGGCACCGAGGCCGGTCGGACCATACAGTCCGGCGGTAATTGCCGGTGAATTTGTCTGGACTTCAGGTCAGCTCGGCATTGATCCCAGGACCGGCGAACTCGTTCCGGGTGGCATTGAAGCCGAGACTGAGCAGGTGCTGAAAAATCTTGCTGCGGTGCTGGAGGCAGCAGGCAGCGGTCTGGACCGGGTCGTCAAGACCATGATCTTCATCACCGATATGAACCAGTTTGCCCGGGTGAATGCGGTCTATGCCCGCTATTTCCAGGAGCCCTATCCTGCCCGCTCCACCGTGCAGGTATCAGCCCTGCCCAAGGGTGCGATGGTGGAAATTGAGGCGGTTGCTCTGCGTTAA
- the glnA gene encoding type I glutamate--ammonia ligase, producing MEQKAKGKGPEIRVKFIDIKYCDLWGRLRHVTIPAENLKSAVENGIGFDSSSVAGFGKVESGDMILKPDLETAFVEPFAGEPTVSMFAEIYHPQTGQRYEHDPRYILEKAVSTVKKATGCDEIMFLPEFEFYLFTSAEFWTDESSAVYRVTSEELKHDDQTGTALFKGSAYHVAPPFDRSQEFRNQLVCLMNRCGIPVKYHHHEGGRFAQVEIEPGYLPASRAGDAVILTKYLIRNLAFRQGRTATFMPKPIYNEPGSGMHIHQYLAKKGISLFGDRKSPTGLSRLALNYIGGILEHVPALCALTNPSTNSYRRLVPGYEAPTEAFFSIANRTAAIRIPGYIRKPEKMALEFRVPDATANPYLALAAILLAGLDGIRRRLDPGLPQTVRGGTEEMRSRSTPVPSDLMQALRELENDHQFLTGPGVFAEETIRKWIELKRIEAEAIARRPHPWEFNLYYGC from the coding sequence ATGGAGCAGAAGGCAAAAGGCAAAGGACCGGAAATCAGGGTAAAGTTCATTGACATCAAATACTGTGACCTCTGGGGCAGACTGCGCCATGTGACCATTCCGGCAGAAAATCTGAAATCGGCGGTGGAAAACGGGATCGGATTTGACAGCTCCTCGGTTGCGGGATTCGGCAAGGTGGAGTCCGGAGATATGATCCTCAAGCCCGACCTGGAGACCGCATTTGTTGAACCGTTTGCCGGCGAGCCGACCGTCTCAATGTTTGCCGAAATCTATCACCCGCAGACCGGTCAGCGCTATGAGCATGACCCGCGCTACATCCTGGAGAAGGCGGTGAGCACGGTAAAAAAAGCAACCGGCTGTGATGAGATCATGTTTCTGCCCGAGTTTGAGTTCTATCTCTTCACCTCGGCCGAGTTCTGGACCGATGAGAGCTCCGCAGTTTACCGGGTGACAAGTGAGGAACTCAAGCATGATGATCAGACCGGCACCGCCCTGTTCAAGGGCTCTGCCTATCATGTTGCCCCGCCCTTTGACCGCAGTCAGGAGTTCCGCAACCAGCTCGTCTGTCTGATGAACCGCTGCGGCATCCCGGTGAAATACCATCACCATGAGGGAGGCAGGTTTGCGCAGGTGGAGATTGAACCCGGATATCTGCCGGCATCCCGTGCCGGTGATGCGGTCATTCTGACCAAGTATCTGATCCGCAATCTGGCATTCCGGCAGGGCAGAACCGCTACCTTCATGCCCAAGCCGATTTATAACGAACCCGGCTCCGGAATGCATATCCACCAGTATCTGGCAAAAAAGGGAATATCACTGTTTGGCGACCGCAAGAGCCCGACCGGACTGAGCCGGCTGGCGCTCAATTACATCGGCGGTATCCTTGAGCATGTGCCCGCACTCTGCGCCCTGACCAACCCTTCAACCAACTCCTACCGCCGGCTCGTGCCCGGCTATGAAGCACCCACCGAGGCGTTCTTCTCGATTGCCAACCGGACCGCAGCGATCCGGATCCCGGGCTATATCCGCAAACCGGAGAAGATGGCGCTGGAATTCCGGGTTCCGGATGCGACCGCCAACCCCTATCTGGCGCTGGCAGCAATTCTCCTTGCCGGGCTGGACGGTATCCGACGCCGGCTTGATCCGGGTCTGCCTCAGACGGTCCGGGGCGGCACCGAGGAGATGCGCTCCAGAAGCACACCGGTGCCGTCCGACCTGATGCAGGCGCTCCGGGAACTGGAAAATGACCACCAGTTTCTGACCGGACCGGGGGTGTTTGCCGAGGAGACAATCCGCAAGTGGATTGAGCTGAAGCGGATCGAAGCCGAGGCGATCGCCCGGCGCCCCCATCCCTGGGAGTTCAACCTTTACTACGGCTGCTGA